The Phragmites australis chromosome 15, lpPhrAust1.1, whole genome shotgun sequence genome window below encodes:
- the LOC133892819 gene encoding uncharacterized protein LOC133892819 — protein MAPQPSHSLRVSPPTGHAVCRCSSAPLFGKRLPLVVAFPRAGPPVAPCSAVQESSTSTTVSEKKEAAGNEKATTATAKPAAKPKKAPAKPLPEMMQEEIIPPLKAALEAEENVSQVELAFQNNTLEGSFIKDDVPYYFWAFFPKGDLTGPKGFALSSYSNEVSTIEPFLIDEKRITAKYVVFWVYKRLAGQGILPVWKEEEGEEEAAK, from the exons ATGGCGCCTCAGCCTTCGCACTCGCTGAGGGTGAGCCCTCCCACTGGCCATGCAGTGTGCAGGTGCTCCTCGGCCCCGCTCTTCGGGAAGCGGctgccgctcgtcgtcgccttcccccgcgccggccccccTGTGGCTCCCTGCTCGGCCGTGCAGGagtcctccacctccaccactg TTAGCGAGAAAAAGGAGGCAGCCGGTAACGAGAAGGCAACCACGGCAACGGCGAAGCCAGCTGCGAAGCCCAAGAAGGCCCCGGCGAAGCCGCTGCCAGAGATGATGCAGGAGGAGATCATTCCTCCGCTTAAGGCTGCTCTAGAGGCGGAGGAGAACGTGTCCCAAGTCGAGCTCGCGTTCCAAAACAACACG TTGGAGGGTTCCTTCATAAAGGATGACGTCCCTTATTATTTTTGGGCCTTCTTTCCAAAAGGAGACCTCACAG GACCGAAGGGCTTTGCGCTATCGTCTTACAGCAATGAGGTCAGCACCATCGAGCCCTTCCTTATCGATGAGAAGAGGATAACCGCCAAGTATGTGGTCTTCTGGGTTTACAAGAGGCTGGCCGGGCAAGGTATCCTTCCGGTCTGGAAGGAAGAGGAGGGTGAGGAAGAGGCTGCAAAATAG
- the LOC133892815 gene encoding acidic leucine-rich nuclear phosphoprotein 32-related protein 1, which produces MVDEAWERAVEAALQAGGEGSSSPARSLTLDGSVKCMHGRLPAAEVLERHQSLEHLSIAGVGVTSLEGFPRLRNLTRLTLSDNRIAGGLDHLVAAGLSSLRDLDLSNNRIQDVDDLAPLADLRLVSLDLYECPVTRVKDYRSRVFSMIRTLKYLDKMDADENERPESDDDDDDGDGDGEEDDDDEDDEDEDPGSGEVANGGVPHSRVGVPAHPVEVNGVIDVDEDESDADEVVPNGGADHHHGANGFRVAAVGEVPDEEDEEVGDDEDDEEDYEEEDLGEEIDEDGDDDDAVVEVHDVPSSEEEDGVDDDDDDDDDEDDEEEVEDEGEEAQPESSGRVAMMTGEVGGEEIDGHEHGEGDDEDENGEIGEEDDERFDDDDRVYEEGNDDDDADDEDEDTEYLVQPIAQPQAMAIGTDFDAADPDDADEDRDEVDDDDEGPKDQPSSSQVAKRKRGDDPSGSGGDDEDNGVDDLRPFKHN; this is translated from the exons ATGGTGGACGAGGCGTGGGAGCGGGCAGTGGAAGCGGCGCTGCAGGCCGGCGGCGAGGGGAgctcgtcgccggcgaggaGCCTGACGCTAGACGGCTCCGTGAAGTGCATGCACGGCCGGCTGCCGGCGGCGGAGGTACTGGAGCGGCACCAGAGCCTGGAACACCTCTCGATCGCCGGCGTCGGGGTCACCTCGCTCGAGGGGTTTCCGCGGCTGCGGAACCTCACGCGGCTCACGCTCTCCGACAACCGCATCGCCGGCGGGCTCGACCACCTCGTCGCCGCGGGGCTGTCCTCGCTGCGGGACCTCGACCTCAGTAACAACCGCATCCAGGACGTCGACGACCTCGCCCCGCTCGCCGACCTCCGCCTCGTCTCGCTCGATCTCTACGAGTGCCCCGTCACGCGGGTCAAGGACTACAGATCCAGGGTCTTCAGCATGATCCGGACGCTCAAGTACCTCGACAAGATGGACGCCGACGAGAACGAGCGGCCCGAgtcggacgacgacgacgacgacggggatggcgacggcgaggaagacgatgatgatgaggacgacgaggacgaggacccGGGGAGCGGCGAGGTGGCGAACGGGGGCGTCCCCCACTCGCGCGTTGGCGTGCCGGCGCACCCGGTGGAGGTGAATGGAGTGATCGATGTGGACGAGGATGAGAGCGACGCTGACGAGGTCGTCCCTAACGGGGGAGCCGACCATCACCATGGAGCGAACGGGTTCCGGGTCGCAGCGGTCGGAGAAGTCCCagatgaggaggatgaagaggtgggggatgatgaagatgatgaggaggacTACGAGGAGGAAGATTTGGGGGAGGAGATCGATGAGGACGGTGATGATGACGACGCTGTTGTTGAGGTGCATGATGTACCGAGTagtgaggaggaagatggcgttgatgacgacgacgacgacgacgacgacgaggatgatgaagaggaggtcgaGGATGAAGGTGAGGAGGCTCAGCCGGAGAGCAGTGGGAGGGTTGCCATGATGACAGGGGAGGTTGGGGGAGAAGAGATTGATGGGCATGAGCACGGAGAAGGGGATGACGAGGACGAGAACGGTGAGATTggagaggaggatgatgagagatttgatgatgatgatagggTTTATGAGGAGGGGAACGACGACGATGATGCAGATGATGAG GATGAAGACACAGAATATCTTGTTCAACCAATCGCCCAGCCTCAAGCCATGGCCATCGGAACCGACTTTGATGCAGCTGATCCTGACGATGCTGATGAAGACAGAGACGAGGTGGATGACGATGATGAGGGGCCCAAGGATCAGCCTTCATCCTCGCAGGTTGCCAAGCGGAAGAGAGGCGATGACCCATCAGGCAgtggtggtgatgatgaggacaatgGTGTTGATGACTTGAGGCCCTTCAAGCACAACTGA